One Burkholderia cepacia genomic window carries:
- a CDS encoding lipocalin family protein, translating into MKLINRNFLLAAVLLSASNLASALDDRLVGNWQGQRDKDGKCSYMSWTMKRSLDGKFEIAFYKNPEKTQLLNEERGQWETKGDKISLITEGVPTPDVYTYTFTDNDTVHLSAIERDPSVDCMADYEFTDHRVKP; encoded by the coding sequence ATGAAACTCATAAATCGAAATTTCTTGCTTGCTGCAGTTCTTCTCTCCGCATCCAATCTCGCTTCGGCCCTCGATGATCGTTTGGTTGGTAACTGGCAGGGTCAGAGGGACAAGGATGGAAAATGTTCCTATATGTCGTGGACTATGAAAAGATCATTGGACGGCAAGTTCGAAATTGCATTCTACAAAAATCCTGAAAAGACTCAGCTTTTGAATGAGGAGCGGGGCCAGTGGGAAACAAAGGGCGACAAGATTTCACTCATTACGGAGGGCGTTCCTACACCCGATGTCTACACCTACACTTTTACAGATAACGATACGGTTCATCTTTCGGCTATTGAGCGAGACCCTTCGGTCGATTGCATGGCCGATTATGAATTCACGGATCATCGGGTTAAACCGTAA
- a CDS encoding glutaminase encodes MNYQTILERIHTELAPWIGQGRVADYIPELAKVPADKFGMAVVTLDGNVCTVGDAYERFSIQSISKLFACTLAFQLLGDDLWERVGREPSGNAFNSLVQLESERGKPRNPFINAGALVVTDVLCRRFVKAETALVEFVRRLIGTNDIDYDSRVAQSELQHAERNRAMAHFMASFGNMQMPPDTVIDAYCRQCAITMNCVELASAALFLANGGVAPVTGERIVDSSSAKRLSALMLTCGTYDAAGDFVYRVGLPAKSGVGGGIVAVLPGEMAVCVWAPGLDANGNSLAGTLALEWLTTYSGRSIF; translated from the coding sequence ATGAATTACCAAACCATCCTCGAACGCATCCACACCGAACTCGCCCCCTGGATCGGCCAGGGACGGGTCGCCGATTACATTCCCGAGCTCGCGAAAGTGCCCGCCGACAAGTTCGGGATGGCCGTCGTGACACTCGACGGAAACGTTTGCACGGTCGGCGACGCATACGAGCGCTTCTCGATCCAGAGCATCTCGAAGCTGTTCGCGTGCACGCTCGCGTTCCAGCTGCTGGGCGATGACCTGTGGGAACGGGTCGGCCGCGAGCCGTCCGGCAACGCGTTCAACTCGCTGGTCCAGCTCGAGAGCGAGCGCGGCAAGCCGCGCAACCCGTTCATCAATGCGGGGGCGCTGGTCGTCACCGACGTGCTGTGCCGCCGTTTCGTGAAGGCCGAGACGGCGCTCGTCGAATTCGTGCGGCGTCTGATCGGCACGAACGACATCGACTACGATTCGCGCGTCGCGCAGTCGGAGCTGCAGCACGCGGAGCGCAACCGCGCGATGGCGCACTTCATGGCGAGCTTCGGCAACATGCAGATGCCGCCCGACACGGTGATCGATGCGTATTGCCGACAGTGCGCGATCACGATGAACTGCGTCGAGCTGGCCAGCGCGGCGCTGTTTCTCGCGAATGGCGGTGTCGCGCCGGTGACCGGCGAGCGGATCGTCGACTCGAGTTCCGCCAAGCGGCTGTCGGCGTTGATGCTGACCTGCGGCACCTACGATGCGGCGGGGGATTTCGTGTATCGCGTCGGGTTGCCGGCGAAGAGTGGCGTCGGTGGCGGGATCGTTGCGGTGCTGCCGGGGGAGATGGCGGTTTGTGTGTGGGCGCCGGGGCTCGATGCCAATGGGAACTCGTTGGCGGGGACGTTGGCTTTGGAATGGTTGACGACCTATTCGGGGCGGTCGATTTTTTGA
- a CDS encoding rod shape-determining protein: MSTPLFGKLFAQPVAIDPGTASTRIYTHERGVVLNQPSVVCFRKAGATDARPTLEAVGERAKALLGREPGHLEAVRPMRHGVIADAHAAEQMIRSFIDMSRTRSRFGRRVEVTLCVPSDATAVERHALSEAALAAGAASVTLVDEALAAAFGAGLPVTEPVGSMVVDIGGGTTEVAVIALGGIVYREAIRVGGNQFDAAIVNHVRNLYGVLLGEQTAEHVKKTIGTASAGVPRETMRVVGRSAVDGLPRTIELSNHDVADALAAPLNAVVSAVKRTLENAPAELVTDIANRGVVLTGGGALLANLGKRLRDETGLAARVADDPLTCAVRGAAAAMGRVPMRAAA; encoded by the coding sequence ATGTCGACACCGCTGTTCGGAAAGTTGTTTGCGCAACCCGTTGCGATCGACCCTGGAACGGCGAGTACGCGGATTTATACGCACGAACGCGGCGTGGTGCTGAACCAGCCGTCGGTCGTCTGCTTCCGCAAGGCCGGCGCGACCGACGCGCGGCCGACGCTCGAGGCCGTCGGCGAGCGCGCGAAGGCGCTGCTCGGCCGCGAACCGGGGCATCTCGAAGCCGTGCGGCCGATGCGGCATGGCGTGATCGCCGACGCGCACGCGGCCGAGCAGATGATCCGCAGCTTCATCGACATGTCGCGGACGCGGTCGCGTTTCGGCCGCCGCGTCGAGGTCACGCTGTGCGTGCCGTCCGATGCGACGGCCGTCGAGCGGCATGCATTGTCCGAGGCGGCGCTCGCGGCGGGCGCGGCGAGCGTCACGCTGGTCGACGAGGCGCTCGCCGCCGCGTTCGGCGCGGGGCTGCCGGTGACCGAGCCGGTCGGCTCGATGGTCGTCGATATCGGCGGCGGGACGACGGAAGTCGCGGTGATCGCGCTCGGCGGCATCGTCTACCGTGAGGCGATTCGCGTCGGCGGCAACCAGTTCGACGCGGCGATCGTCAACCATGTCCGCAACCTGTATGGCGTGCTGCTCGGCGAGCAGACCGCCGAGCACGTGAAGAAGACGATCGGCACCGCGAGCGCCGGCGTGCCGCGCGAAACGATGCGGGTGGTGGGGCGCAGCGCCGTCGACGGCCTGCCGCGCACGATCGAGCTCAGCAACCACGACGTCGCCGATGCGCTCGCCGCGCCGCTGAACGCGGTGGTGAGCGCGGTCAAGCGCACGCTCGAGAACGCGCCGGCCGAGCTCGTGACCGACATCGCGAATCGCGGCGTGGTGCTGACGGGCGGCGGCGCGCTGCTCGCGAACCTCGGCAAGCGGCTGCGCGACGAGACCGGGCTTGCGGCGCGGGTCGCCGATGATCCGCTGACCTGCGCGGTCCGCGGCGCGGCGGCGGCGATGGGCCGCGTGCCGATGCGCGCCGCGGCCTGA
- a CDS encoding response regulator gives MSFRILLVEDDTRLSTLIAGYLRKNDYEVDTVLHGDAAVPAILSIRPDLVILDVNLPGKDGFEICREARKQYDGVIIMVTARDEPFDELLGLEFGADDYVHKPVEPRILLARIKAQLRRAPARAADSSAPQPERYAFGKFSIDRTDRSVVLPDGSTPDLTSAEFDLLWALVCHAGEVVSRDDLMLQLRGVEFDGLDRTIDGRISKLRRKLRDDASNPQRIKTIRSKGYQFSKHAWGGDE, from the coding sequence ATGTCTTTTCGCATCCTGCTCGTCGAAGACGACACCCGCCTGTCCACGCTGATCGCCGGCTACCTGCGCAAGAACGACTATGAAGTCGACACTGTGCTGCATGGTGACGCCGCGGTGCCGGCGATCCTGTCCATTCGTCCCGATCTCGTCATTCTCGACGTGAACCTGCCGGGCAAGGACGGCTTCGAGATCTGCCGCGAGGCGCGCAAGCAGTACGACGGCGTCATCATCATGGTGACGGCCCGCGACGAGCCGTTCGACGAGCTGCTCGGCCTGGAATTCGGCGCGGACGATTACGTGCACAAGCCGGTCGAGCCGCGCATCCTGCTCGCGCGGATCAAGGCCCAGCTGCGCCGTGCGCCCGCGCGCGCGGCCGACAGCTCGGCCCCGCAGCCCGAGCGCTACGCGTTCGGCAAGTTCTCGATCGACCGCACCGACCGCTCCGTCGTGCTGCCCGACGGCAGCACGCCCGACCTGACGTCGGCGGAATTCGACCTGCTGTGGGCGCTCGTGTGCCATGCGGGCGAAGTCGTCAGCCGCGACGACCTGATGCTGCAGTTGCGCGGCGTCGAATTCGACGGCCTCGACCGCACGATCGACGGGCGCATCTCGAAGCTGCGCCGCAAGCTGCGCGACGACGCGAGCAACCCGCAGCGGATCAAGACGATCCGCAGCAAGGGCTACCAGTTCAGCAAGCACGCGTGGGGAGGGGACGAGTAA
- a CDS encoding patatin-like phospholipase family protein — MTAPDSYRWREVRRLGPMLAALWCCAAIAQPAPAAGASAAPDAAALPNTSHACRPDGGPDGRPAVGLVLSGGGARGYAHLGILKVLEDNRIPIDCIAGTSMGAVVGGLYASGMAASEMQKRLSEVNLADIAFDVTDRADLPQSRREDERLYANGATLGFSGKGVKAPVGLVQGNRLQALLANWTAAVPTNQPFDRLPIPYRAVATDLQTGQMVVLDHGSLPLAIRASMAMPGLFAPAEINGRALVDGGLVSNLPVDTARQMGANVVIAVDIGSQLRPLDALASPADVMQQMVGILIRQNVTAQRKQLGAQDVLLTPDLGSLAFTDFQNAKQAIAAGAAAATAALPKLQRFALTPEQYAAYRSAHAQPLPPPIRITRIEIKTSGGVPKRVVSNALHVKPGDTYDPNTVSQDLLGLTTGGNFESVTQQIVSHGDENVLEIDAREKYWGPNFLLFGLGMSSSSTDEGGFRLHVGYRRPWLTESGLEFRADTTIGSDLQSARVEFRQPLSMAYGVYLSPYAEYQRRYANLYDDSGNVKITQYLMQTARAGLDFGLPIARLGDFRIGLAYTHSHGSPTYNLPLQLLDPDVTGQTALLFPSYSADALSARARLVIDQLDDPLFPRKGYFTEFRVERSLVSRNGASSDTVDTRTTDAPYTEIYGKAMVAQQFGRHSVSATIEGGKSIGGTNLINAFNFTLGGFQHLSAYAADQLNGDSLVYGQMTYMNQLATFSSSPVKALFIGASAEVGNVWAGGARIGGGALKQSYTFFTSLSTAFGPVYIGVALAPGGRRNFYLQLGRTY; from the coding sequence ATGACAGCGCCCGATTCTTACCGCTGGCGGGAGGTGCGCCGCCTCGGCCCGATGCTCGCCGCCCTGTGGTGCTGCGCCGCCATCGCGCAACCCGCGCCGGCCGCCGGCGCGTCCGCTGCGCCTGACGCCGCCGCGCTCCCGAATACTTCGCACGCCTGCCGTCCCGATGGCGGCCCCGATGGCCGGCCGGCGGTCGGCCTCGTGCTGTCCGGCGGCGGCGCGCGCGGCTATGCACATCTCGGGATCCTGAAGGTGCTGGAGGACAACCGCATCCCGATCGACTGCATCGCGGGCACCAGCATGGGTGCCGTGGTCGGCGGCCTGTATGCGAGCGGCATGGCCGCCAGCGAGATGCAGAAACGGCTGTCGGAGGTCAATCTCGCGGATATCGCGTTCGACGTGACGGACCGCGCGGACCTGCCGCAGAGCCGCCGCGAGGACGAGCGGCTGTACGCGAACGGCGCGACGCTCGGCTTCAGCGGCAAGGGCGTGAAGGCGCCGGTCGGCCTCGTGCAGGGCAACCGGCTGCAGGCGCTGCTCGCGAACTGGACGGCCGCCGTGCCGACCAACCAGCCGTTCGACCGCCTGCCGATCCCGTACCGCGCGGTCGCGACCGACCTGCAGACGGGCCAGATGGTGGTGCTCGACCACGGCTCGCTGCCGCTCGCGATCCGCGCGAGCATGGCGATGCCGGGCCTGTTCGCGCCGGCCGAGATCAACGGGCGCGCGCTGGTGGACGGCGGGCTCGTCAGCAACCTGCCCGTCGACACCGCGCGGCAGATGGGCGCGAACGTCGTGATCGCGGTCGACATCGGCTCGCAACTGCGGCCGCTCGACGCGCTTGCGTCGCCTGCCGACGTGATGCAGCAGATGGTCGGCATCCTGATCCGCCAGAACGTGACCGCCCAGCGCAAGCAGCTCGGCGCGCAGGACGTGCTGCTCACGCCGGACCTCGGCTCGCTCGCGTTCACCGACTTCCAGAATGCGAAGCAGGCGATCGCCGCCGGCGCGGCCGCCGCGACTGCGGCGCTGCCGAAGCTGCAGCGCTTCGCACTCACGCCGGAACAATATGCGGCGTACCGCTCCGCGCACGCGCAGCCGCTGCCGCCGCCGATCCGGATCACCCGGATCGAGATCAAGACCTCCGGCGGCGTGCCGAAGCGGGTCGTCAGCAACGCGCTGCACGTGAAGCCGGGCGACACGTACGATCCGAACACCGTCAGCCAGGATCTGCTCGGGCTCACGACGGGCGGCAACTTCGAGAGCGTCACGCAGCAGATCGTGAGCCACGGCGACGAGAACGTGCTCGAGATCGACGCGCGCGAAAAATACTGGGGGCCGAATTTCCTGCTGTTCGGGCTCGGCATGTCGAGCAGCTCGACCGACGAAGGCGGCTTCCGCCTGCACGTCGGCTACCGGCGCCCGTGGCTCACCGAATCGGGGCTCGAGTTCCGCGCGGACACGACGATCGGCAGCGACCTGCAATCGGCGCGCGTCGAATTCCGCCAGCCGCTGTCGATGGCGTACGGCGTCTATCTGTCGCCCTACGCGGAATACCAGCGCCGCTACGCGAACCTGTACGACGACAGCGGCAACGTGAAGATCACGCAGTACCTGATGCAGACCGCGCGCGCCGGGCTCGATTTCGGCCTGCCGATCGCGCGGCTCGGCGATTTCCGGATCGGCCTCGCGTATACGCACAGCCACGGTTCGCCCACCTACAACCTGCCGCTGCAGCTGCTCGACCCCGACGTGACCGGTCAGACGGCGCTGCTGTTCCCCAGCTACTCCGCGGACGCGCTGTCGGCCCGTGCGCGGCTCGTCATCGACCAGCTCGACGATCCGCTGTTCCCGCGCAAGGGCTATTTCACCGAGTTCCGCGTCGAGCGCTCGCTGGTGTCGCGCAACGGCGCGTCGTCGGATACGGTCGATACCAGGACCACCGACGCGCCCTACACCGAGATCTACGGCAAGGCGATGGTGGCGCAGCAGTTCGGCCGCCACAGCGTCAGCGCGACGATCGAAGGCGGCAAGAGCATCGGCGGCACCAACCTGATCAACGCGTTCAACTTCACGCTCGGCGGCTTCCAGCACCTGTCCGCGTATGCGGCCGACCAGCTGAACGGCGATTCGCTCGTCTACGGGCAGATGACCTACATGAACCAGCTGGCGACGTTCAGTTCGTCGCCCGTCAAGGCGCTCTTCATCGGTGCGAGCGCGGAGGTCGGCAACGTGTGGGCGGGCGGCGCGAGGATCGGCGGCGGCGCGCTCAAGCAGAGCTATACGTTCTTCACGAGCCTGTCGACCGCGTTCGGGCCCGTCTACATCGGCGTGGCGCTCGCGCCGGGCGGCCGCCGCAACTTCTACCTGCAGCTCGGCCGTACGTATTGA
- a CDS encoding ATP-binding protein, translated as MIKRPAAHPDAPRLSPLRYVKWRWLHFRRAWTDTRADRIPSWSRLYVRTYLHLLGLVLLTALVPALALCVELSPQVVWHAFDSLPGDIWIVLAFVFAAPALAAYRWMRPVWSDLVMVRERAIDFTGGRFNTRARESHSVIIGPLARTLNALAMRMERLIAAQRDLTNGISHELRTPLARVRFALEMLREPGSAAEYQSALESIAQDVTELEELIDMSLTFARLEYSSLQSNLEPTALAAWLEHQVNDAALLYPERAIESRIAIASDLRVRMDRRLMSYAIRNLLRNASKYARSRIVVGIAIDHGNIGIFVEDDGPGVPESERERIFDAFVRLDRRTGGYGLGLSITRQVLHAHNGRIAVVDPVELGGARFEISWPA; from the coding sequence ATGATCAAACGACCCGCCGCGCATCCCGATGCGCCCCGCCTGTCGCCGCTGCGCTACGTCAAATGGCGCTGGCTGCATTTCCGCCGCGCGTGGACCGATACGCGCGCCGACCGCATTCCGAGCTGGTCGCGCCTTTACGTACGCACCTACCTGCATCTGCTCGGCCTCGTGCTGCTGACCGCGCTCGTGCCGGCGCTTGCGCTATGCGTCGAATTGTCGCCGCAGGTCGTGTGGCATGCGTTCGATTCGCTGCCCGGCGACATCTGGATCGTGCTCGCGTTCGTGTTCGCCGCACCCGCGCTCGCGGCGTACCGGTGGATGCGGCCGGTGTGGTCGGATCTCGTGATGGTGCGCGAGCGCGCGATCGACTTCACCGGCGGGCGCTTCAACACGCGCGCGCGCGAATCGCACAGCGTGATCATCGGCCCGCTCGCGCGGACGCTGAATGCGCTCGCGATGCGGATGGAACGGCTGATCGCCGCGCAGCGCGACCTGACGAACGGCATTTCGCACGAGCTGCGCACGCCGCTCGCACGCGTGCGTTTCGCGCTGGAAATGCTGCGCGAGCCGGGTTCCGCGGCCGAATACCAGAGCGCGCTCGAGAGCATCGCGCAGGACGTGACCGAGCTCGAGGAACTGATCGACATGAGCCTGACGTTCGCGCGGCTCGAATACAGCTCGCTGCAGTCGAACCTCGAGCCGACGGCACTGGCCGCATGGCTCGAGCATCAGGTCAACGACGCCGCGCTGCTGTATCCGGAGCGTGCGATCGAGTCGCGCATCGCGATCGCGTCGGACCTGCGGGTGAGGATGGACCGGCGGCTGATGTCGTACGCGATCCGCAACCTGCTGCGCAACGCGAGCAAGTACGCGCGTTCGCGCATCGTGGTCGGCATCGCGATCGACCACGGCAACATCGGGATCTTCGTCGAGGACGACGGCCCCGGCGTGCCGGAGAGCGAGCGCGAGCGGATCTTCGACGCATTCGTGCGCCTCGACCGCCGCACCGGCGGCTACGGCCTCGGCCTGTCGATCACGCGGCAGGTGCTCCATGCGCACAACGGCCGGATCGCGGTCGTCGATCCGGTCGAGCTCGGCGGCGCACGCTTCGAGATCAGCTGGCCCGCGTGA